From Lycium ferocissimum isolate CSIRO_LF1 chromosome 12, AGI_CSIRO_Lferr_CH_V1, whole genome shotgun sequence, one genomic window encodes:
- the LOC132039466 gene encoding uncharacterized protein LOC132039466, translated as MVIDYFSKWVEVAAYKKEVIDFIWQHIIYRFGIPKEITFDYGPQFIGSKVTKFLEDLHIKRITSSLYHPNGNGQVESTNKTVIQNLKKKLEDAKGAWSSKLPEVLWAYTITAKSSTGETPFSLVYGAEALIPVKFGTLSPRYNRAEEQPNTEATLVQLDFLEGHRDLAYVRMIAQN; from the coding sequence ATGGTAATCgactatttttctaaatgggTCGAGGTGGCAGCATACAAGAAGGAGGTGATCGACTTCATTTGGCAGCACATAATCTATCGGTTCGGCATCCCAAAGGAGATAACTTTTGACTATGGCCCACAATTCATTGGGTCCAAGGTTACTAAGTTCCTCGAGGATTTGCACATAAAACGCATAACCTCTTCTCTTTATCATCCAAATGGGAATGGTCAGGTGGAATCAACAAACAAAACTGTCATTcagaatttgaagaagaaattaGAGGACGCCAAAGGAGCTTGGTCGTCAAAATTACCGGAGGTGCTTTGGGCTTATACAATAACGGCTAAATCCAGCACAGGTGAGACTCCATTCTCTCTAGTATATGGGGCGGAGGCATTGATTCCGGTAAAATTCGGTACTCTTAGTCCAAGGTACAATCGAGCAGAAGAGCAACCCAATACGGAGGCAACGCTGGTGCAATTGGATTTTCTAGAAGGACATAGAGATTTGGCATATGTTCGGATGATCGCCCAAAATTAG
- the LOC132040507 gene encoding uncharacterized protein LOC132040507, with the protein MATPFTCFCSAPLPSSSNRVNPNSTRQKPTTGSSSSWWTPLFGWSSDPDYIETGQPSKEDTVSGQKSDQETGRVRSKFQPGCFTEDKAKELRKMTIESYNFHDKMYHSAIASRLASDVSGR; encoded by the coding sequence ATGGCAACCCCATTTACTTGTTTTTGTTCTGCTCCACTTCCATCATCATCTAATCGGGTCAACCCGAACTCGACCCGACAAAAACCAACAACCGGGTCATCATCCTCCTGGTGGACCCCACTCTTTGGCTGGTCCTCCGACCCCGACTATATCGAAACCGGGCAGCCATCCAAGGAGGACACGGTTTCGGGTCAGAAATCGGATCAAGAAACGGGTCGGGTCAGATCCAAGTTCCAACCCGGATGTTTTACGGAAGATAAAGCGAAAGAGTTAAGAAAAATGACGATTGAGAGTTATAATTTCCATgataaaatgtatcattctGCAATTGCATCTCGTCTTGCTTCGGATGTTTCGGGTCGGTGA